Below is a window of Ciona intestinalis chromosome 5, KH, whole genome shotgun sequence DNA.
CGTTTGAAACCCTTGTCTTTCGTTCCGTATTTGAAAGCATTCTGGACGGTAAAAATAGGACACAGTTACAAACCActtaaatttgtgtttatcATCTAAAAAAACGGATGAAAGCgttttctcattttttaaaagtaataatgtGTACTTTTGGAAGGTGCGCGTACTACCTTACAATCTGTATGATCTAAAGTTTTCAGAAAGAATTTATCAGACTGTCAGTTCATCGCATTCATCTCAATAGCCTTGGGGCCTATATAGCTTAGGGTGCAGACGCGGCCTCAACAGTCTTAACAATGCTCAATTTTAGGAAAGTGGAGTCATTTTCAGAATCATTGTATATGCAAGGATGTTAAAAAATCAGGTAGCGTTACATTTGCTTGATATCTAGTTCACCTCGCAGGTTATAACGCTTAAATTCGCATTCAAGAAACGTATACAGTGTATGGGAATTATAGCAACGAaagtttaatgttattataacTATAAACGATTGCTGGGCCTACCGTctatatatactatttaaaaacatatggtaaaaaattaaaactaagttAATGTTCATCATTTAGGCGTTAAGGTATACTGCGCGTTGTTATATGCGTCAGTTtctttagtatatatataccaatttTGTCTTCGTCGCAGTTTAAGAATTTACGTGTCGCAAATATACTGCAACTTATGCAATCTGCTGGATCtttattgttaaatgtaaGAACATGTTGCCGGCGCCGTGGTACATGACAATGTACATATTAGTGACCACCAAAAGACGAATCCAACGATTAGCGTGAAACTAATCATCGGAAATTGTTCTCAGTAAACGAGCCAACCTTGCTAATGTTACTCCCACCTAACACGGCTAATGATTGGTTAGAGAATATAGATTCGACAATGTATGTTTACTTTATGCGGTTGATCTGCGATACGTAAAAGTCGCCCTGCAGCATTTTTGTTCCTAAAATAGCTGCATTGGATTTTTTGGTGAAAATCGCCAGAAAGACGATTGCAGTTTTGTGCAACAATTATATTTGTTGACTTaggtgttttttaataaatttttaaaaataaacgatACGCAATTGTTAACAAATGTGtgatatagtaaagtggggaagatgggacgcatttTTAACCGTTtgtctcgtcctatttggtagcagagaacattcaaagaattataaaaccgtattacCACGGCTACCACAGacctttgttattgtttaaaccacaatcaggatatttgaatattatgtgctaaaggtgtcccaccttaccccatagtactatacgGTTTAATGATGGCATTTAAGACCCTTAATGTTTCTTAGAATGCTTTCTAAGCATTGTATCCTTGGCGAAACAGGAGTCGGCGGTTTACCATATGCGGTTAATCTCATGTCTGATTTATCGAAGTACATGGAAGAATTTCAACAAGTCTGAACTTACACCGATAAAGATTCGCATTTGATTTCTGACATAACGGCGGGAGGGTAAGCTATGAActtagtaaaaatatatatattctttactGTTTGTTTCTTAGGCGAAGCTATCGGCGGTTTTGGGTTAAGCCCACAGTTGAATTCTTAACCCCGTGATAAAATAGcagcaaaaatatttgttttttagtttttaaattattgcaaTCGGAAATTTTAATAAGATTATTGCAATACGCATGCAATTCTATTTTgttacctttttttattacagacGAAAGCTTCTCTATAGGTATATTGGTGCACACGTGTCCAGCTTAATTGGTAAACCCTTTATATAAGCATGATGGTGAACCAGCACAATTAACTACTTGTGAAAAATTTTTATGGCCGTTTCAAGTGACAGCTCGCTCAGCTGGCTGTGTGATAATCAACAGGCAGCTGTGAGAGAAGTTGCAAGAGACGGGAACTTTCTGCTGACTTCAAAAATCGGATTATTTGATTACTTTTTATGAACAAGTATGGTTAGCGTACAACCAATAATGGTGAATTTTGTTCCGCAGTGGttctattttgaaaataaaaaaatctattcTGTTTTGAGTTTTGCATCATTCGCAAGTGAggaaatttaagtttttcttACCGCTAGACGGCGCATGCGAGCAAGTGTAATGCCGCGGCCGCCGCATCTTACAAAAAATAGTACTTCGGAACGAAAGGGAGAAAACGAAATTCAAGAAACTGTCtctgtaaattttatttcatatcaacgttttttttatccaGTATTTTTATACGGtgaactataaaaaaaacatcccAAAATACTGTCTTTTcttgattaaataaaatatcgcAAAATTACGTCTTTGATACCCTGAAGCCAGCGCATAAGAGGAAATGAATAAGCGGCACAGTGCAATAAGGTAAAACAAACCAGCAAAATACACATCAAACGAATCCAATAATCTCTATCTTGTTCATCACATAAGACGTTGCTGGTCACGTGTGGGTGGCGCGGTTTCAAATGGTAAGGGCACTGCTTTTTAAAGCCGAATGCCAACACCGttgattaataatttatacagtCAGCATATGCCGCTTCTATACCTAAGCTTGCGCTTCCAGCCGCGCGGGCCTACTGCAATGACGTCAGTTTCCTGTACTCCGCGCGCAAAGAACGATTGATTCTTTATTCTTATTTATCAGTATTTTGCATTAAACGGTCGTGCCGGTCTTTGTCAGTGAAACCTGGCAAGAAAAGGACACGTCTTTATAGGCCGAAAGTTTTGCAACCTTGGGAGTTAAATCAAGCACAATATGCGTTAATATGAAATCATAATGGAGAAATAATAGGAAACAAAGGATGAAATAAAAACTCCGCCGTGCACTTGTATATGTTAgatttcaattaaataaaactggtGAAACTGTAAAGTAAATGAATACGGGCAACCCCTTACAGCTTACACTCTGGCATATCAGTACACTGTGTAACATGAAACTGACATACACTGCTGGGATACAATACACCGACTTTGCGCTAGAAAGACAGGAATTCCGGTCTAATTTTGCAATGTACCGGATATAATTGTTCGCGGATCTATTGTTTTAGCTATGAGAAGCGAGGTTCGTCTGGTGTGAATTATTTTACTTCCCGTTACAAACACTAAAATAAGCGCATGGTTATAGTAGGCCTAATACTTTTGATCACTTCGATTAAAAAAGGAAACTACCACtagttattaaaatgttaactcTATGAGTTGCAATGTTCTTGTAGAAATGCTTATTCCACGAAAGTTAGAATTGTTTAGAATTAGGGGCAATTACAGCGATATCTGTTTATTTTGAGCAATATTAAACGAAATGAGACTCATGACACGCCGCTAATCCGGAAATAGCTGACTGATGTTTCCTTTGCAGTATCACGTGACGCTAGTTTGTAGCACGGTCCACACATCGCAAAGCAACAATTTTGAACACAGCTAAGACGTACCTATTGGACGCAAAACTATACAGCAGAATGCAGCGACTTCCACATGTATATACTATATCCGAGGCATACACATACACAGTAAAGTGTATACatgttaaattatattttacattctaGTGGTATTTGGTTACATTTTTTAGTGGTAGTTGTTAATACCCAATAAATTTGATGATGTAATAAAATGTACTATACCAACCATTAAGGTCGAATACGCACTATATTTTCCATATACCCACacataaattgatttttaaaccgAAGTGTCTTTAACAAGTCAGTTGTGGTCAAACCACTGCCCATAACGACAAAGTAAAACACAGAACAGGCCTGGCAGTTacaacaaaaagtttaatgtgGCAGTAACGTTACCAGTGAATTAATCAGATACCGAAAGAACACAGGTGTTAGACAACAGAAAGGCGATCGTAAAGTAACGCCATACACGATATTAATGTTATACTGGGTTGAAAACAACGCAAAAGGTTATGTATGTTAGCAATGCAAAAAAGGATATGTGTAACCAAAACGCCTTAGGGAAAgaaaacgaaaaatgaaaataaatagtCCAAGTAACAAAATCGAGCAAGactgaaataaaattgttaagaCACAAGATGCAGAATTGCTGTAATGGAAATGCATTAAACATAGGCATTTAAAAATTCGATCGTTTTTAACGCGCGAATTAACTGAAGGGATTTTTGTGCTGTTGGAAATATTGGAACATTGGAATCAACGGATTGTGGAACAGCACAGTCGTATTGTAAGGCAGGACCTGATAGGTTTCTTTCACAGTTAATGCTGGCAATTTTGACAACACTTTTGTGCTCATATTTAAAGGACTACTTTGTGACAGATGAACGAAAAATAGGAACAAAAACAGAACGAAAATCTCTGGGTAAAGAAAGCACGGAGTAAAAGGAACAAAGGCGAGCACAACGTAGATACTCATGCATGCTTGGAACTGGATATATATTGCACGGTACACATGCTATATGCGCAGTATTGCTTTGTGTTCTATAGGTTGTACTTGGGCAAGGAATGTGTATAATTGGAAGAGAGTTCACAGTAAGATTGTCAGCACAACGGTAACACACAACATGTATATGTTGTATAAGTACGTGGAATGCTCTTGAGGCCTGGTCACGTCGTTTGGGTGTAAAAGGCGGGGTAGGgttaaaaggttttaaaatcgAAGGGGGTGTAAAAGTTCGAGTAAAAGTAAAGGTTAATcggggtggggtaaaatgacgCACGCTGCGACAAATCGCGCGGTTGTGGGTGGGATAAAGTGAACTGATCCGAATTAAGTATGAGACGGAACGTATGGGGAATCAAACTTAGATAGACGACCACGTAATCACATAATGGGACTTTGGCGCTAAAATGTGAGGGTATGGGATGAGGTGCCGGGGGGACGGATaaactaattataaatttGGTTACGAGGATCGATAGGTGATCGGCGGCAAAGTCGAGTTTGCTTTGCAAATCGAAACCGCCGCTGTTTCATGTCCGCTTTTCCATTAGTGGATGGAAACGAAGTTTAAAGGGTTTAGCGCGGGCATATAGGTGGTCGATATAGGAGATAAAGTAGGATGGATCAGGATCAATTGAGATTTGATTAAGGGACCGTTTGGGGATGACGACGTGACACAGACAGAGCGGGCATAACATATATGCTTAATGCAAATATACGAACTAGTAAGCGTACGGTACGGACGTTCGCGCAGGGTTAAGTCAAATGAATATCAAACTATACAACAGAGGGACAAACATATACGTAAACATTATTGGGACGACCGCTTGGCGGACCGACCAAAACAAAAACGTCTCGAGCAACAGAGGGAAATCATACGAACGGAACTTTGCGGATCTGTGGCCTCGTAGGGTTCAATGCATGAATTTTAGTCTGGACGTTGCCGTTTTAAACGACACCTGCGAATAGGAAGGAAAGAAAAACGTGCACAATgtcaaattataataaacaactcGTTcgaactgaaaataaaattaacaccATGGTTAATGGGTTGTTATCTGGTTGGCGAGATCGCAAGGTTCTATCCATGCATGCTAACCTGGAGGACGCGGTCGCCCAGCTTGTAGCCGTTCAAACTGCACACGGCAATAAACGCCTCTTCGTAGTTGGTCATGGTGACAAAGCCGTAGCCCTTGCACTTTTGGGTTTGATAGTCGCGTATAAcctgcataaaaataaattttagccTATTTACCCTCGCCTGGTGAGCAACgaaagtagaaaaaaaaaaacgggtTTCTGTTTCACGCACCTCGtccccgcttacgagttatcacgtacataattttgtgggtgattatttttgggtcTTAATgcgtaattttgtgggtgattatttttgggtcTTAATGCATGGCTGAAGTAGACAACCCACAAGGGCACAGAGTTAAAGAAAGGCGTGCCGACAAACAACCGAAAGAGCGGGAACGCCCGCCTTGACACAAATCACGTATATACCGGTTGCTATATATTTCACCACGCAACAGACTTTTTAATCAGCCTGGAAATTAATCGCagcctattttttttttttggtaaaaaatatacgTTTATTTCTAGGTTCTCTGTTTTTACACTAAACCTAAAGCCAATTTAACAGTGTTGACAAATGCACGTTATTTATAtgtggtaaataaaacaagcaGAAATAAATTGGGCAatagcattttttaaaaagaaatacttACTGAATGATGCACTATAAATGCAGTAAGGGTGAGGGTAAACCTACGAACATAATTGTTAGATAATCACAAATTATCACCTTAACGCTCGTTACGGCTCCGAACGGTCCAAACAATTGCCAGAGGATATTTTCATCCGTTTCAGGAGCAAGATTGTAGACAAAGATGCAGATTCCAAAATTTGGAGCAACGGTGGAGGATGAAGCAGATGGAGCTGTGCTCGGCATGCCCATAGAGGTCAGGAGTTCAGGGGTGATGGGGGAGTACCTAGATTCGTTCGGGCTCGGgtcaaaaaaagaaacatttttttggcgaaaaaaatgaagattttaaaaataatcaactaaGAGTTAAagtaaagaaacaaaatgaatGCACACATTCATGCAacgattaaaattaaaaagaacaaataaaaaattaaacacaggCAGTATAAAGCAGCTATGGCATGCAAGCAAACCACGCAACAGACAGTTAACATTTAACACTGGACACAAATGGTTGGCCAATGAACCTTTTGGGACGCACGCAAACgatcaaatatttatgaaatgtCAGTGAGCTAGATTATcagttgaatttaaaaacacattttgttaCTGACAACACCGCATGCATGTAATACGCGATTGTTATATTACCAGCTTTCACTTCGAAATTAGACGAATTTTGATGGAGCGTAACTGAACTATCTCTATTAGAAGGTGAACAGTTTTGTTCTGCGGAAACAAATAATGCgcgcaaaaaataaaataaatgaaaaacagaCTCCACGCGTTTAAGGGCAAAATAAACCAGAATCTTCTGGTTGGCTTGCGAGGCAACCGGCATGCAAAATAAGAGTTTTTGataaacttcaacaattttaaaccaaactaaACCTCGTTGCCAACTCGCAAATGCTTCATTGAtggaaatgttaaaataaaaatgcgcGGGTTGTGGCAATCCTGAAAGCCAGGCATTGTATGAAAGAAAAGGTTAAAACAGATTCTGTCAATTTGTTgggattttttaaatagattgTGTTAACAATTTTGGGTAAAATTCGCACTTCATTTAATGCCTGGCTTTCATTTGAAGATGCCAACATAAAAATGAGTTGATTTGCGATTGGACTAACCAAGAAGTTTGTGCTGTGCTGGATGAGGGTGTTGCTTGTGCTGTGGAGGAGGCCGCAACATCTGCTGCAAGTGCGGTGGTGGTTTTAGGAGCTACCTGTGCAGCCGTGAGGACACCAACTGATCCAGAGGCCGTAGGGGCGGCAGCCATAGTCAGAGTTGCAGCTTGAGAAGTTTGTACAGGAAGTGGGGTAAGAGGGGTTAACGAGCCAAGTCCTTGTGGCAGAAATTGAGTGTATGAAGTTGGAATTGTACGGGGTTGCAGTTGTGTGAGAGCAGTTGCAGGTGCTGGCATCAGTGTAAGACCAGGTATGCTCGACATTCCAGATAACGAGTCTAATGTTGTAAAACCAGCGGGTAGAACTTGTGGAAAGGCATAATCAGTAGCTGCTGGGGCAAGTTGAAGGGTAGGAGCCGCTTGTAAACTGCTGGCTGCTACAAGGGAAGCAGCACGTACTTCTGGGTATGGACTTGCTCTGGTAGTTGGTTGAAACAGGATGGTTAAAATGGTGTATGGTTTGGTTTTCAGCTAAGTTTATGTGGTAGGAAATATAAGTGTATTGTTCACCAGATGTGAACCATATGGCAAGGAGGGAGAAAAAACTGAGGAGTAGAGAAGCGAAATATACTCACTCTTGTTTATAGCACAACGAATTCTCAGTAAGGCGAGTTTCTGCGTTGAGCATAGCATCAGCTAAGCTGCTCTTTCCTAAGCCCTGCACACACCGACATAAATTATTAAGGAGCCAAAACCGAACGTGTTTTCCATGAGATCAATCGTACCAGGCGGTGGACGGCAGATGTTTGCAGCGAGGCGTCCAATCAGAACTGCATGATAACTGTGCTAAAATGCACATCATCATAACAACGGCTCAAACAAGAACTGAATTTCAAACGCAATCACAAAACCCAACAAACGCGGCTCTGTCTCTGACCAGATTCGCGGAAAAATTATGCCAACTCATAATAAACTCAACGGGCGAGTGTGTGTGCTCGGAACAAAAACTTCTAAAACTAAAATCGAATTGCCTAAACTGAAGAGCAATTAAAGTGGAAAGGAACGTATATGTCAATGCCTATTAAATATGGAAACCAAGGCTGAAATGAAAGGAAAACCGctattaaaactaaactgtcgtggaaaaacaacgaaaaagtACACGGTAACGGAATAAACAAGGctacaacataaacaacaattaaacaGCTGGTGCTGGTACGGTCAGTCCACACTGAATCGTTACCACagtgaaaaaaacaatgaacaatgAGTGccgataaaacaaaaacaacacaacAGTGAGTCATGTGTCCTATGGCACCCGATTTTAACAGTGCACTGGTTACCTTTTTACGCCTAGGCCCATGTTAACGTTAGAGAGCAGGTCACTGACCCCTGGTCTGTAATAAGAATTAATGTTGGCAGCAGCTAACAAGTACAAAATGTAGTAGGTACACAATTGTGAAAATTTTGGGACTCTAATTTTAATTAGGGTTtccaataattaaaaaatggtttaattgTATCAGGCTACAGTCACCAACAATTCTGTAATTCATGCAACCTAACAGGAGTCCACACAAGGCTTTTTTGCCCTGAGTTTTAATCCTGGTTTAAAGCTATGTTAAGTTCTAACAGCATGCGTTAAATGGAATATGAAAATTAGAGCATTCTATGTGGTTGGTAGGTTGAAGTTAATTTTGCTAAATTGAGTTAAAGCATCTCAAAGATGATTGGTAGCTTTTCAATCACTCACATCACAGATTATGCAAATTTGCGCACCAAATGCAAAAGCTGCTACTTTACTCACTGTACTGGTCGCTTTGCAAAGTGGAAACTAGGCATAAATACACAAAGGACATCTCCTGTGGGGGTGGGGTTTAATATGCTAATCATATAGTTAAGTTACTCTCAAATCAATTAGGTAAACGGTAGGGATCGCCCACTGTTATGGATCAgctaaaacaattttacttggtaaaaggattttacaaaatgtgcattttaaatatacagcCTAAaacatagcctatatatatgtgtatataattaaaaaatacccaaAATCCCAGCTATTTTTCGCAAAATTTTCGATTTAATAACTAATACAATTGAATATAACAGACCAAACAGTTTCTTAAATGGAGACTATATAACTTACCTAAAGTTTCGTGCTTGATGATATAAAGGTCCAGCAGCAGGTGTAGCAAGCCTACGAGTGGGTGATGCAGCAGCATATAGCGACTGTAAAACTTGCTGGTTCTTTTGTGAAGGGTTGTTGGCGAACTTAACAGTAACTGGGTCCTTAGCACCAGCAGGAATTGTCCCGTTTAAAGCACTAATCGCGTTTTCTGCTTCAGGTCGCTTGTCAAAACGGACGAAGCCAACGCCTCTTGACATGcctataatattttattttaggatatattttaaatatacacaGGCCCCAAAACCTTAAGTTTTCTGTACTGCAGTGatcattaaacatttaaaccaataagttagatttgttccGAAGGATGCGCATCAAACTGGCCCTGCCTCCCATTAGGTTTTAAAGAATTGGGGCCTATAGCTATGcctatttatacattttttagttttactatatattttctatttgaaaATTAATGATCGATTGTATATTACCTGTACTGGGTTCGACAAGTATTCGCGAAGTTATAATTCGACCAAATGGGTGAAAAATTCTTTGCAAATCTTCCTGTGTCATCGACTTAGGCAAACCACTTACATAGAGATTGGCATCCTTTATAAGAGGGGTACTTGGTCGAGCAAATGAAACCTATGTGGAGTTAATGGAATAAATACTTAACTGCATCAATTAAATAAAGGGGCTGACAAACctttattgttttttgctGCATTCGAAGTccatttaatgaattaattGCTTTTTCAGCATCAGCAGCTTTGACATAATTCACAAAACCATATCCAAGACTCTGGCCtgcaaatcaaataaataaataagatttTGGCACCCAGTTTATGTTTACTTCAAAAAccgattaaaaataaacataacctttattatattaacttaCAAAAGCAATTCCGACCTAAATGAGACTATTAAATTAcccttttaaaacacaaagttaagAAACACTGTACAAAAGTAGAAGTATAATTAAGCCATTGCTTTTAGAAAAACCTAAAAGTGCAATTTGAAAATCTATATACACCTGTCAATTTGTCACGAATTAGTTTACAAGACTCAAGTTCTCCAATCGAGCTGAAAAGGTTTCTTAAGTCTTCCTGGGTCATGGCTTGTGGCAAGTAATTTATAATGAGGTTGGTTTTGGATTCATCCATGGATGGTAGTGTATTTAAGTTGCTGTTGGTCAAATTGTTGTTCACATTCGTGCTGGAGTTAAGACCTGTGCAAGTAAAAATGTAGGTAAATGCAACAAACGATCAAATCATTACCCATAATCAAAACTTTTGCTATATTGCAACGCAGCaaagaatacaaaaaaaattacttaaataacaaaaacaagtacactaaagtttaacattttatttatatataataacatgTGTTCCTTATTTTTAGAAAGAAGATTTGCTCACAGGTCATTTTTTgctctttaaaatattttttgtacgTTAGAAAGAGAATTCGCCCACAGTTCATTTGTAAACAATACTGCCATATTAAACCTTAATAAATCAGCGAAAAAAAGCACATCTAGTATACCTGAATAGGAAGAGACTGGAGAACAAGAGGAGTTTGACAAGAGACTTGAAGTCACGGAAGATGAAAGTTGTGAAGTTCCGAGACTTCCCAAAACATGATTGCTCACACTGTTCATGTTCAGAGAATCAACTAATGAACCAGGACCACACAAAGACATGTTGTTGTTCATACTGGATAGCTGAAAAATAGAGGTTTTAAATAGATAAGCTAAGAAATAGCACCTCAGaagttaatttaaatctttatgTTTGCAtagaatttattaaatattgtcGTATTTACCTTGAaaagatataaatatgttttctttttttattaaatttaaaaacaacactaGTGAATGTACAATAGAGTTTAATTTAACCCATTAACAGGTTTCTGCAGATTAAAATTACTCACCATTCCACAAAACTGCACAgattaataatttgtttacaactatTGGTCTGAAGTACTTGCCGTTTTAATCTTGGGACACTTTAACAGTAAAAAATGATAGCTTACACAAATATTAACCACAGCATTAACCAAAAATCTGAACTAATTAGTaatgttaagttttatatacatGCGACGTACAACTCAATAGTAGTAAAACATTGCCAACCCAAAccgttttaaaacaacaaaaactgtaacaagagtttatttatattttgcagaATTTCCTCGAAGCTCATAGGACGTTAACAACACAGCACCAGTGGCAGAATGAACTGAAAACAGCATGCAGCATGCGCAACTGAGACTAAAGAAAAAGGCCCACACACGCAGGTCAAACAAGGAAGTGGCAGCGAAATATTATACTGGGAAAAgcatatttattcatatatttctGTGCCTACCTTTAACATTATACTAAAACAGTCggcagtatatatataaatttaatgcacaaactatttttttgcCAACTGAAACAGCCGTTTCGATTATAAACGTCTATCTCGGCGATATCTAGCAGACGTCACAACACGACTGATCTGCTTCCGCGTTTTACACAGAGCATTTGTACAGCAGATACCGTCGGCTGTTAGACGGATTATTTCCTGCATGGACAGGCTTCTCGGCTCATGAACAATCGAATAAGTCTAAATGCAGATTACACACAACGTCAAGAATAAACAGACACAGGTCTTCATGTCGATTAGGCACAACGCTAATAGATATAACGGCCTTTACGAGCATGGGATACTTTTAAGCTACCGGTATTATACGATCATAGTCCTGCGTCTTTACAAGTTTTTTGCCGATATACTTGAAATCTAATTGTTTACCGATATTTTAagccaatttaaaaaacacagtcCAATCGAAATTATGCACGATAAACTTACTATTTTACTTGGCATAATTACTGCAATCATTTGGAATTGCAAAAAATTTGACTTCTTACTATCGTTGAGTTGGCTTGCAAGTTTTGCTGTGTGTATTAATTGTTTTGCAgacaaaatttgattttttcgGTAGTTGGATTTGataattacaaataataaaacacataagcAAAACGCTTGCTACAACACTGCACAAAACaccaaaatacaaaaactgaGGAGGGTTAAATAGAATTAACTGTTAAAATGGAAGTGATCAAcacaaaataccaaaaaagCCATAGTGGTGCCTTTAATTATTGGTTAGTTTATAGGCTATCACacaccaataaaaaaatacattatattcaGCGTGATCATGTTTACAGAGTCACAAAAggaaaaacactttttaagtATGCTCTGAAGAACTTGGTAAGGTTAATTTCTGTTTGTAAAACCGGGCTTCTGTAAACTGGTAAGTGCACAtacaagaataataaaaagcaggagaaatacaaaatttcaAGTGGAGAATTCAGTGTGACAACTCAACTCAAAGGAACTTAAAACTTATGCACCAAGATACTGTTTGTGGATAATCTTGATGTAGTACTGAGGCCACTACTGCATAGAAAGCAGAGAATTGATTGCTGCATCTTTATTTCCACGACTAGCTTCAAGTACAGTTTTAATAGCATCCTCTTCCACATCAGgaaacatttcttttatttgCTTCACATCCtgcagaaaaaagtttttttttataaatatatatttttcatattgaTCAATAAAGCCTGAACAAAAAGTGGTAGATTTAACattgtaaacaattaatactTACTGCCTCAGTGTAAAGTGGACCCTGAGGAACAGGTGCGCGTTgaagttgttgttgctgttgtgcCATTGCTGGCTGATACATTTGCACCccttaaaacaaacaaacaataataaagatCCAAAATTAAAGTTAGATACAACTGTGAGttcattttgtaaaataaggAAAAACGTGCTTTTGTGAGGCTTATAGCTTGATCAATGCATGTGAGATAGGACAAATTACCTTAAacggaatttaaaaaatacttttccaTTAGGAGCAGATTGAAAAATGTGTAATTGGATTAGGATTTAAGACTGAATGAAACCTTTGTAGGAATCATTTTAAACCAAGCTCTTAATAATTTATAGCgttatagattttttaaaatacagaacGCACAGGTGGATTATGAAATAAAGGTCTctttgatataaataaaaaaaaacatggcgTCAGGATAGAATTAACGaaca
It encodes the following:
- the LOC100181262 gene encoding ELAV-like protein 3 isoform X3; the protein is MLSSMNNNMSLCGPGSLVDSLNMNSVSNHVLGSLGTSQLSSSVTSSLLSNSSCSPVSSYSGLNSSTNVNNNLTNSNLNTLPSMDESKTNLIINYLPQAMTQEDLRNLFSSIGELESCKLIRDKLTGQSLGYGFVNYVKAADAEKAINSLNGLRMQQKTIKVSFARPSTPLIKDANLYVSGLPKSMTQEDLQRIFHPFGRIITSRILVEPSTGMSRGVGFVRFDKRPEAENAISALNGTIPAGAKDPVTVKFANNPSQKNQQVLQSLYAAASPTRRLATPAAGPLYHQARNFRASPYPEVRAASLVAASSLQAAPTLQLAPAATDYAFPQVLPAGFTTLDSLSGMSSIPGLTLMPAPATALTQLQPRTIPTSYTQFLPQGLGSLTPLTPLPVQTSQAATLTMAAAPTASGSVGVLTAAQVAPKTTTALAADVAASSTAQATPSSSTAQTSWYSPITPELLTSMGMPSTAPSASSSTVAPNFGICIFVYNLAPETDENILWQLFGPFGAVTSVKVIRDYQTQKCKGYGFVTMTNYEEAFIAVCSLNGYKLGDRVLQVSFKTATSRLKFMH